From the genome of Eucalyptus grandis isolate ANBG69807.140 chromosome 2, ASM1654582v1, whole genome shotgun sequence, one region includes:
- the LOC120290775 gene encoding uncharacterized protein LOC120290775, producing MAVLTLSAVPPPIATGGRADTFPPFLPKQVENFKNPYARKLASRIERLPVHNCIMSSCVKPLVKGETNPVVLLHGFDSSCLEWRYTYPLLEDAGLETWAVDILGWGFSDLEQLPACNVANKCNHFYQLWKSYIKKPMILVGPSLGAAIALDFAVIHPEAVIDQMRELFLKQVSILKSFPLRFWVNVLAFRGLPLSTNLDWTNVGRLHCRYPWWEDASVDFMLSGYS from the exons atggcGGTGCTGACActctccgccgttcctccgccAATCGCCACCGGTGGCAGGGCCGACACGTTCCCTCCCTTCCTTCCCAAACAGGTGGAGAACTTCAAGAACCCTTACGCTCGCAAGCTCGCCTCTCGCATCGAGAGGCTTCCCGtgc ACAATTGCATCATGAGCAGCTGTGTGAAGCCACTAGTGAAAGGAGAGACTAATCCGGTCGTCCTGCTACATGGTTTTGACAG CTCTTGTTTAGAATGGAGATACACGTATCCATTGCTTGAGGACGCTGGTCTAGAGACTTGGGCCGTCGACATTCTTGGTTGGGGTTTCTCTGATCTAG AACAACTTCCAGCATGCAATGTGGCCAATAAGTGCAACCATTTTTATCAG CTCTGGAAGTCCTACATCAAGAAGCCAATGATATTGGTTGGACCAAGCCTTGGTGCTGCTATTGCACTTGATTTTGCAGTCATCCATCCAGAGGCAGTAA TAGATCAGATGAGAGAGTTGTTCTTGAAACAGGTATCTATATTGAAGAGCTTTCCTCTCCGCTTCTGGGTAAATGTTTTGGCATTCAGGGGTCTTCCGCTCAGCACCAACTTAGATTGGACTAAT GTGGGGAGGCTGCATTGTCGATATCCATGGTGGGAGGATGCTTCAGTTGATTTTATGCTTAGTGGTTATAGTTGA